One genomic region from Colletes latitarsis isolate SP2378_abdomen chromosome 10, iyColLati1, whole genome shotgun sequence encodes:
- the Hts gene encoding adducin 1-like protein hts isoform X2 has translation MADTSEQQALSEPHTNGVMDGLTEEEKSKMRPADIDADMREMERRKRVEMMMNSRLFREELERIIETQMKDGAGPSGLLQQISDMMGAQGARFNANVFKNSNCVLPINDIRGVESMGYAKGEKLLRCKLAAMFRLLDLYGWTQSVGGQITARLNHDEEHFLINPYGLLYHEVTASSLVKVDMQGTIVEQGTTNFGVHVTGFQLHSTIHAARPDIKCIVHITTPSVTAISSLKCGLLPIGQESIVIGEVSTHQYIGGSFEPEEKEKIARNLGPVNKVMLLTNRGALCCGETVEEAFYNVYNMVMACETQLKMMPAGLENLNLISEESKKAIFEASRKPPTPHQTTQISESTVLAEKLEKRWRIGGIEFEALMRMLDNAGFRTGYIYRNPLVKGDPPRPRNDVEVPPAVSSLGYLLEEEELYKQGLWKGGRKGTDRSRWLNSPNVYQKVEILETGTPDPKKITKWVSDGSPTHSSTPVKIDGALQFVPKNTNPKEFKQIQQQIKDYRRADKISAGPQSHILEGVTWEEAKKMQDATISGTGEQVVLVGAASKGIIQRGFQHNAMVYKTPYAKNPFDAVTDQELDQYKKEVERKQKGDPYDESQSESEALSSFNASRATHESSTAKSPIQSPVSITSETEEESRDEPRVLRIETKQVPAPSQPEVVLSDGENTVNGDHSDAHHSTFSQSSKEDVSVSEESPKKEKKKKKGLRTPSFLKKKKEKKKPVEA, from the exons ATGGCGGACACAAGCGAACAGCAAGCGTTGTCCGAGCCACATACGAACGGAGTAATGGACGGATTGACGGAAGAAGAGAAAAGTAAAATGAGGCCTGCCGATATCGACGCG GATATGAGGGAAATGGAGAGGAGAAAGAGAGTCGAGATGATGATGAATTCACGACTCTTCCGGGAGGAATTAGAACGAATTATTGAGACTCAAATGAAAGACGGTGCTGGGCCATCCGGCCTATTGCAACAAATCTCGGACATGATGGGTGCGCAAGGTGCTCGGTTCAACGCAAACGTGTTCAAAA ATTCAAATTGTGTATTACCTATCAACGATATACGCGGAGTTGAAAGTATGGGTTATGCgaagggagagaaattgttgcGCTGTAAGTTGGCGGCAATGTTCAGATTGTTAGATCTTTATGGTTGGACGCAGAGTGTCGGTGGACAAATTACAGCCCGTTTGAACCATGATGAAGAACACTTTTTAATTAATCCTTATGGATTGCTCTACCATGAGGTCACTGCCTCGAGTTTGGTCAAAGTTGATATGCAAGGGACAATCGTGGAGCAGGGAACAACTAATTTCGGCGTTCACGTGACAGGATTTCAATTACACTCGACAATCCATGCTGCGAGACCTGACATCAAGTGCATCGTTCATATTACCACTCCGTCCGTTACTGCT ATCTCGTCGCTAAAATGCGGATTGCTACCAATCGGACAAGAGAGTATAGTGATAGGAGAGGTTAGCACGCATCAATACATAGGTGGTTCCTTTGAACCGgaagagaaagaaaaaataGCTAGAAATCTTGGCCCTGTGAATAAAGTGATGTTGTTGACGAATCGCGGTGCTCTCTGTTGTGGGGAGACTGTCGAGGAAGCTTTTTACAACGTTTACAATATGGTAATGGCCTGCGAGACGCAATTGAAAATGATGCCCGCCGGCCTTGAAAATTTGAACCTCATCTCCGAAGAATCGAAGAAAGCAATATTCGAGGCCTCGAGGAAACCACCAACGCCGCATCAAACAACTCAGATCTCTGAAAGCACGGTTCTTGCTGAAAAACTTGAAAAGCGTTGGCGAATCGGCGGAATTGAATTCGAGGCGCTCATGCGGATGCTGGATAATGCG GGATTCCGCACGGGTTATATATACAGGAATCCATTGGTGAAAGGGGATCCTCCTCGACCTCGGAATGACGTAGAAGTACCACCAGCAGTTTCATCTTTGGGATATTTACTTGAGGAAGAGGAACTATATAAACAAGG ACTCTGGAAAGGTGGTCGCAAAGGCACTGATAGATCACGTTGGTTGAACTCGCCCAATGTGTATCAGAAGGTTGAAATACTTGAGACGGGAACTCCTGAtccaaaaaaaattacaaag TGGGTGTCTGATGGCTCTCCGACCCATAGCAGTACACCGGTGAAGATCGATGGTGCTCTTCAATTCGTACCGAAAAATACCAATCCAAAGGAGTTTAAGCAAATACAGCAACAG ATCAAAGATTACCGTAGGGCAGACAAAATATCAGCTGGACCACAATCTCACATATTGGAAGGTGTTACGTGGGAAGAAGCTAAGAAAATGCAG GATGCTACCATCAGTGGAACTGGAGAGCAAGTAGTTTTGGTAGGAGCGGCCAGCAAAGGTATTATTCAACGTGGCTTTCAGCATAATGCGATGGTCTACAAGACTCCATACGCCAAAAATCCATTTGATGCTGTTACCGATCAAGAACTCGATCAGTACAAGAAAGAAGTGGAGCGTAAACAGAAGGGAGATCCAT ATGACGAATCGCAGTCTGAATCGGAAGCATTGTCCTCTTTCAACGCCAGCCGTGCAACACACGAATCGAGCACTGCCAAAAGTCCGATTCAATCACCGGTATCGATAACTTCGGAAACGGAAGAAGAAAGCAGAGATg AACCTCGAGTACTGCGAATAGAAACGAAACAAGTGCCTGCACCGAGTCAACCCGAGGTTGTATTGAGCGATG GAGAAAATACCGTAAATGGCGATCACTCAGATGCACATCACAGTACATTTTCTCAAAGTAGCAAAGAG GATGTGAGCGTTAGCGAGGAATCGCCAAAGaaggaaaagaagaagaagaaaggccTTAGGACACCGTCATTCCTAAAGAAGAAGAAGGAAAAGAAGAAGCCAGTCGAGGCGTAG
- the Hts gene encoding adducin 1-like protein hts isoform X1, whose translation MADTSEQQALSEPHTNGVMDGLTEEEKSKMRPADIDADMREMERRKRVEMMMNSRLFREELERIIETQMKDGAGPSGLLQQISDMMGAQGARFNANVFKNSNCVLPINDIRGVESMGYAKGEKLLRCKLAAMFRLLDLYGWTQSVGGQITARLNHDEEHFLINPYGLLYHEVTASSLVKVDMQGTIVEQGTTNFGVHVTGFQLHSTIHAARPDIKCIVHITTPSVTAISSLKCGLLPIGQESIVIGEVSTHQYIGGSFEPEEKEKIARNLGPVNKVMLLTNRGALCCGETVEEAFYNVYNMVMACETQLKMMPAGLENLNLISEESKKAIFEASRKPPTPHQTTQISESTVLAEKLEKRWRIGGIEFEALMRMLDNAGFRTGYIYRNPLVKGDPPRPRNDVEVPPAVSSLGYLLEEEELYKQGLWKGGRKGTDRSRWLNSPNVYQKVEILETGTPDPKKITKWVSDGSPTHSSTPVKIDGALQFVPKNTNPKEFKQIQQQIKDYRRADKISAGPQSHILEGVTWEEAKKMQDATISGTGEQVVLVGAASKGIIQRGFQHNAMVYKTPYAKNPFDAVTDQELDQYKKEVERKQKGDPYDESQSESEALSSFNASRATHESSTAKSPIQSPVSITSETEEESRDEPRVLRIETKQVPAPSQPEVVLSDGENTVNGDHSDAHHSTFSQSSKEGSVSQDVSVSEESPKKEKKKKKGLRTPSFLKKKKEKKKPVEA comes from the exons ATGGCGGACACAAGCGAACAGCAAGCGTTGTCCGAGCCACATACGAACGGAGTAATGGACGGATTGACGGAAGAAGAGAAAAGTAAAATGAGGCCTGCCGATATCGACGCG GATATGAGGGAAATGGAGAGGAGAAAGAGAGTCGAGATGATGATGAATTCACGACTCTTCCGGGAGGAATTAGAACGAATTATTGAGACTCAAATGAAAGACGGTGCTGGGCCATCCGGCCTATTGCAACAAATCTCGGACATGATGGGTGCGCAAGGTGCTCGGTTCAACGCAAACGTGTTCAAAA ATTCAAATTGTGTATTACCTATCAACGATATACGCGGAGTTGAAAGTATGGGTTATGCgaagggagagaaattgttgcGCTGTAAGTTGGCGGCAATGTTCAGATTGTTAGATCTTTATGGTTGGACGCAGAGTGTCGGTGGACAAATTACAGCCCGTTTGAACCATGATGAAGAACACTTTTTAATTAATCCTTATGGATTGCTCTACCATGAGGTCACTGCCTCGAGTTTGGTCAAAGTTGATATGCAAGGGACAATCGTGGAGCAGGGAACAACTAATTTCGGCGTTCACGTGACAGGATTTCAATTACACTCGACAATCCATGCTGCGAGACCTGACATCAAGTGCATCGTTCATATTACCACTCCGTCCGTTACTGCT ATCTCGTCGCTAAAATGCGGATTGCTACCAATCGGACAAGAGAGTATAGTGATAGGAGAGGTTAGCACGCATCAATACATAGGTGGTTCCTTTGAACCGgaagagaaagaaaaaataGCTAGAAATCTTGGCCCTGTGAATAAAGTGATGTTGTTGACGAATCGCGGTGCTCTCTGTTGTGGGGAGACTGTCGAGGAAGCTTTTTACAACGTTTACAATATGGTAATGGCCTGCGAGACGCAATTGAAAATGATGCCCGCCGGCCTTGAAAATTTGAACCTCATCTCCGAAGAATCGAAGAAAGCAATATTCGAGGCCTCGAGGAAACCACCAACGCCGCATCAAACAACTCAGATCTCTGAAAGCACGGTTCTTGCTGAAAAACTTGAAAAGCGTTGGCGAATCGGCGGAATTGAATTCGAGGCGCTCATGCGGATGCTGGATAATGCG GGATTCCGCACGGGTTATATATACAGGAATCCATTGGTGAAAGGGGATCCTCCTCGACCTCGGAATGACGTAGAAGTACCACCAGCAGTTTCATCTTTGGGATATTTACTTGAGGAAGAGGAACTATATAAACAAGG ACTCTGGAAAGGTGGTCGCAAAGGCACTGATAGATCACGTTGGTTGAACTCGCCCAATGTGTATCAGAAGGTTGAAATACTTGAGACGGGAACTCCTGAtccaaaaaaaattacaaag TGGGTGTCTGATGGCTCTCCGACCCATAGCAGTACACCGGTGAAGATCGATGGTGCTCTTCAATTCGTACCGAAAAATACCAATCCAAAGGAGTTTAAGCAAATACAGCAACAG ATCAAAGATTACCGTAGGGCAGACAAAATATCAGCTGGACCACAATCTCACATATTGGAAGGTGTTACGTGGGAAGAAGCTAAGAAAATGCAG GATGCTACCATCAGTGGAACTGGAGAGCAAGTAGTTTTGGTAGGAGCGGCCAGCAAAGGTATTATTCAACGTGGCTTTCAGCATAATGCGATGGTCTACAAGACTCCATACGCCAAAAATCCATTTGATGCTGTTACCGATCAAGAACTCGATCAGTACAAGAAAGAAGTGGAGCGTAAACAGAAGGGAGATCCAT ATGACGAATCGCAGTCTGAATCGGAAGCATTGTCCTCTTTCAACGCCAGCCGTGCAACACACGAATCGAGCACTGCCAAAAGTCCGATTCAATCACCGGTATCGATAACTTCGGAAACGGAAGAAGAAAGCAGAGATg AACCTCGAGTACTGCGAATAGAAACGAAACAAGTGCCTGCACCGAGTCAACCCGAGGTTGTATTGAGCGATG GAGAAAATACCGTAAATGGCGATCACTCAGATGCACATCACAGTACATTTTCTCAAAGTAGCAAAGAG GGTTCCGTGTCGCAGGATGTGAGCGTTAGCGAGGAATCGCCAAAGaaggaaaagaagaagaagaaaggccTTAGGACACCGTCATTCCTAAAGAAGAAGAAGGAAAAGAAGAAGCCAGTCGAGGCGTAG
- the Hts gene encoding adducin 1-like protein hts isoform X3 gives MADTSEQQALSEPHTNGVMDGLTEEEKSKMRPADIDADMREMERRKRVEMMMNSRLFREELERIIETQMKDGAGPSGLLQQISDMMGAQGARFNANVFKNSNCVLPINDIRGVESMGYAKGEKLLRCKLAAMFRLLDLYGWTQSVGGQITARLNHDEEHFLINPYGLLYHEVTASSLVKVDMQGTIVEQGTTNFGVHVTGFQLHSTIHAARPDIKCIVHITTPSVTAISSLKCGLLPIGQESIVIGEVSTHQYIGGSFEPEEKEKIARNLGPVNKVMLLTNRGALCCGETVEEAFYNVYNMVMACETQLKMMPAGLENLNLISEESKKAIFEASRKPPTPHQTTQISESTVLAEKLEKRWRIGGIEFEALMRMLDNAGFRTGYIYRNPLVKGDPPRPRNDVEVPPAVSSLGYLLEEEELYKQGLWKGGRKGTDRSRWLNSPNVYQKVEILETGTPDPKKITKWVSDGSPTHSSTPVKIDGALQFVPKNTNPKEFKQIQQQIKDYRRADKISAGPQSHILEGVTWEEAKKMQDATISGTGEQVVLVGAASKGIIQRGFQHNAMVYKTPYAKNPFDAVTDQELDQYKKEVERKQKGDPYDESQSESEALSSFNASRATHESSTAKSPIQSPVSITSETEEESRDEPRVLRIETKQVPAPSQPEVVLSDGENTVNGDHSDAHHSTFSQSSKETLPRVKAYRK, from the exons ATGGCGGACACAAGCGAACAGCAAGCGTTGTCCGAGCCACATACGAACGGAGTAATGGACGGATTGACGGAAGAAGAGAAAAGTAAAATGAGGCCTGCCGATATCGACGCG GATATGAGGGAAATGGAGAGGAGAAAGAGAGTCGAGATGATGATGAATTCACGACTCTTCCGGGAGGAATTAGAACGAATTATTGAGACTCAAATGAAAGACGGTGCTGGGCCATCCGGCCTATTGCAACAAATCTCGGACATGATGGGTGCGCAAGGTGCTCGGTTCAACGCAAACGTGTTCAAAA ATTCAAATTGTGTATTACCTATCAACGATATACGCGGAGTTGAAAGTATGGGTTATGCgaagggagagaaattgttgcGCTGTAAGTTGGCGGCAATGTTCAGATTGTTAGATCTTTATGGTTGGACGCAGAGTGTCGGTGGACAAATTACAGCCCGTTTGAACCATGATGAAGAACACTTTTTAATTAATCCTTATGGATTGCTCTACCATGAGGTCACTGCCTCGAGTTTGGTCAAAGTTGATATGCAAGGGACAATCGTGGAGCAGGGAACAACTAATTTCGGCGTTCACGTGACAGGATTTCAATTACACTCGACAATCCATGCTGCGAGACCTGACATCAAGTGCATCGTTCATATTACCACTCCGTCCGTTACTGCT ATCTCGTCGCTAAAATGCGGATTGCTACCAATCGGACAAGAGAGTATAGTGATAGGAGAGGTTAGCACGCATCAATACATAGGTGGTTCCTTTGAACCGgaagagaaagaaaaaataGCTAGAAATCTTGGCCCTGTGAATAAAGTGATGTTGTTGACGAATCGCGGTGCTCTCTGTTGTGGGGAGACTGTCGAGGAAGCTTTTTACAACGTTTACAATATGGTAATGGCCTGCGAGACGCAATTGAAAATGATGCCCGCCGGCCTTGAAAATTTGAACCTCATCTCCGAAGAATCGAAGAAAGCAATATTCGAGGCCTCGAGGAAACCACCAACGCCGCATCAAACAACTCAGATCTCTGAAAGCACGGTTCTTGCTGAAAAACTTGAAAAGCGTTGGCGAATCGGCGGAATTGAATTCGAGGCGCTCATGCGGATGCTGGATAATGCG GGATTCCGCACGGGTTATATATACAGGAATCCATTGGTGAAAGGGGATCCTCCTCGACCTCGGAATGACGTAGAAGTACCACCAGCAGTTTCATCTTTGGGATATTTACTTGAGGAAGAGGAACTATATAAACAAGG ACTCTGGAAAGGTGGTCGCAAAGGCACTGATAGATCACGTTGGTTGAACTCGCCCAATGTGTATCAGAAGGTTGAAATACTTGAGACGGGAACTCCTGAtccaaaaaaaattacaaag TGGGTGTCTGATGGCTCTCCGACCCATAGCAGTACACCGGTGAAGATCGATGGTGCTCTTCAATTCGTACCGAAAAATACCAATCCAAAGGAGTTTAAGCAAATACAGCAACAG ATCAAAGATTACCGTAGGGCAGACAAAATATCAGCTGGACCACAATCTCACATATTGGAAGGTGTTACGTGGGAAGAAGCTAAGAAAATGCAG GATGCTACCATCAGTGGAACTGGAGAGCAAGTAGTTTTGGTAGGAGCGGCCAGCAAAGGTATTATTCAACGTGGCTTTCAGCATAATGCGATGGTCTACAAGACTCCATACGCCAAAAATCCATTTGATGCTGTTACCGATCAAGAACTCGATCAGTACAAGAAAGAAGTGGAGCGTAAACAGAAGGGAGATCCAT ATGACGAATCGCAGTCTGAATCGGAAGCATTGTCCTCTTTCAACGCCAGCCGTGCAACACACGAATCGAGCACTGCCAAAAGTCCGATTCAATCACCGGTATCGATAACTTCGGAAACGGAAGAAGAAAGCAGAGATg AACCTCGAGTACTGCGAATAGAAACGAAACAAGTGCCTGCACCGAGTCAACCCGAGGTTGTATTGAGCGATG GAGAAAATACCGTAAATGGCGATCACTCAGATGCACATCACAGTACATTTTCTCAAAGTAGCAAAGAG
- the LOC143346604 gene encoding short/branched chain specific acyl-CoA dehydrogenase, mitochondrial isoform X1 produces MNLKLNTNLFTSLIRQIPRMVYSKRNLSRSASHLNRCFTPLTEFSDDELLMKESVSKLAKEEITPLVRKMEKEGKIDQGLERKLFENGLMGIEIPENYGGSGCNFMTTILAIEEIAKVDGAVAALVDIHNTLVNSLILKVASEEQKAKYLPQLAQNYAGSFCLTEPTSGSDAFSLKTEAKKDGSDYVLNGTKMWISNSDIAGLFLVFANADTSAGYRGITTFFIERSTPGVTVAKPEDKLGIKASGTCMIHFDNVRVKRNGIPENNILGQFGHGYKYAAGFLNEGRIGIGAQMIGIAQGCLDATIPYTLDRKQFGKDIFSFQSMQHQIAQAVTDLECARLLVYNAARLVDAKKDIMKEAAMAKLVASETALRVTAKCIDFMGGVGYTTDFPQEKYFRDSKIGSIYEGTSNMQLSTIAKCIRKEYS; encoded by the exons ATGAATCTCAAATTAAATACGAATTTGTTTACGTCGCTAATACGACAA ATACCACGAATGGTGTACTCAAAAAGGAATCTAAGTAGAAGTGCATCGCATCTGAATCGCTGTTTCACACCTCTAACCGAATTTTCAGACGACGAATTATTGATGAAAGAAAGCG TTAGTAAACTCGCAAAGGAAGAAATTACACCACTCGTACGAAAAATGgagaaagaaggcaaaatagacCAAGGACTAGAACGAAAGCTTTTTGAAAATGGT CTAATGGGTATCGAAATTCCTGAAAATTATGGCGGTTCTGGATGCAATTTCATGACGACAATCTTAGCCATCgaagaaattgcgaaagttgacGGCGCTGTCGCGGCACTGGTAGACATCCACAATACTTTAGTGAATTCGTTAATTTTAAAAGTCGCTTCGGAGGAACAAAAAGCTAAATATCTACCCCAATTGGCACAAAATTAC GCGGGTAGCTTTTGCCTCACGGAGCCTACCTCGGGGTCCGATGCCTTCTCCCTGAAAACTGAAGCAAAGAAAGATGGATCCGATTATGTGTTGAACGGCACGAAAATGTGGATCTCGAATTCCGACATTGCCggattatttttagtttttgcAAACGCTGACACTTCTGCT GGATACCGTGGCATTACAACATTCTTCATAGAACGAAGTACACCCGGAGTAACAGTCGCCAAGCCAGAAGATAAGCTGGGAATAAAGGCGTCGGGTACCTGCATGATCCACTTCGATAATGTTAGAGTAAAGAGAAACGGT ATTCCTGAAAATAATATCTTAGGACAATTTGGTCATGGATACAAATACGCTGCTGGATTCTTAAACGAAGGTCGAATCGGTATTGGAGCACAAATGATTGGTATAGCACAAGGTTGCTTGGATGCCACTATACCATATACACTGGATAGAAAACAATTTGGAAAAGACATTTTTTCATTTCAA tcTATGCAACATCAAATTGCCCAAGCGGTCACCGATCTTGAGTGTGCCAGGTTATTGGTCTACAATGCAGCCAGATTAGTCGATGCTAAGAAGGATATAATGaaagaggctgccatggccaaaCTCGTAGCTTCCG AAACGGCGTTACGCGTTACCGCAAAATGCATCGACTTTATGGGCGGAGTGGGATATACAACTGACTTCCCTCAAGAAAAATATTTCAGGGATTCCAAAATTGGTAGTATTTACGAAGGCACCAGTAACATGCAACTATCGACTATAGCCAAATGTATTCGCAAAGAATACTCGTGA
- the LOC143346604 gene encoding short/branched chain specific acyl-CoA dehydrogenase, mitochondrial isoform X2, with protein sequence MNLKLNTNLFTSLIRQIPRMVYSKRNLSRSASHLNRCFTPLTEFSDDELLMKESVSKLAKEEITPLVRKMEKEGKIDQGLERKLFENGLMGIEIPENYGGSGCNFMTTILAIEEIAKVDGAVAALVDIHNTLVNSLILKVASEEQKAKYLPQLAQNYAGSFCLTEPTSGSDAFSLKTEAKKDGSDYVLNGTKMWISNSDIAGLFLVFANADTSAGYRGITTFFIERSTPGVTVAKPEDKLGIKASGTCMIHFDNVRIPENNILGQFGHGYKYAAGFLNEGRIGIGAQMIGIAQGCLDATIPYTLDRKQFGKDIFSFQSMQHQIAQAVTDLECARLLVYNAARLVDAKKDIMKEAAMAKLVASETALRVTAKCIDFMGGVGYTTDFPQEKYFRDSKIGSIYEGTSNMQLSTIAKCIRKEYS encoded by the exons ATGAATCTCAAATTAAATACGAATTTGTTTACGTCGCTAATACGACAA ATACCACGAATGGTGTACTCAAAAAGGAATCTAAGTAGAAGTGCATCGCATCTGAATCGCTGTTTCACACCTCTAACCGAATTTTCAGACGACGAATTATTGATGAAAGAAAGCG TTAGTAAACTCGCAAAGGAAGAAATTACACCACTCGTACGAAAAATGgagaaagaaggcaaaatagacCAAGGACTAGAACGAAAGCTTTTTGAAAATGGT CTAATGGGTATCGAAATTCCTGAAAATTATGGCGGTTCTGGATGCAATTTCATGACGACAATCTTAGCCATCgaagaaattgcgaaagttgacGGCGCTGTCGCGGCACTGGTAGACATCCACAATACTTTAGTGAATTCGTTAATTTTAAAAGTCGCTTCGGAGGAACAAAAAGCTAAATATCTACCCCAATTGGCACAAAATTAC GCGGGTAGCTTTTGCCTCACGGAGCCTACCTCGGGGTCCGATGCCTTCTCCCTGAAAACTGAAGCAAAGAAAGATGGATCCGATTATGTGTTGAACGGCACGAAAATGTGGATCTCGAATTCCGACATTGCCggattatttttagtttttgcAAACGCTGACACTTCTGCT GGATACCGTGGCATTACAACATTCTTCATAGAACGAAGTACACCCGGAGTAACAGTCGCCAAGCCAGAAGATAAGCTGGGAATAAAGGCGTCGGGTACCTGCATGATCCACTTCGATAATGTTAGA ATTCCTGAAAATAATATCTTAGGACAATTTGGTCATGGATACAAATACGCTGCTGGATTCTTAAACGAAGGTCGAATCGGTATTGGAGCACAAATGATTGGTATAGCACAAGGTTGCTTGGATGCCACTATACCATATACACTGGATAGAAAACAATTTGGAAAAGACATTTTTTCATTTCAA tcTATGCAACATCAAATTGCCCAAGCGGTCACCGATCTTGAGTGTGCCAGGTTATTGGTCTACAATGCAGCCAGATTAGTCGATGCTAAGAAGGATATAATGaaagaggctgccatggccaaaCTCGTAGCTTCCG AAACGGCGTTACGCGTTACCGCAAAATGCATCGACTTTATGGGCGGAGTGGGATATACAACTGACTTCCCTCAAGAAAAATATTTCAGGGATTCCAAAATTGGTAGTATTTACGAAGGCACCAGTAACATGCAACTATCGACTATAGCCAAATGTATTCGCAAAGAATACTCGTGA
- the LOC143346604 gene encoding short/branched chain specific acyl-CoA dehydrogenase, mitochondrial isoform X3 → MNLKLNTNLFTSLIRQIPRMVYSKRNLSRSASHLNRCFTPLTEFSDDELLMKESVSKLAKEEITPLVRKMEKEGKIDQGLERKLFENGLMGIEIPENYGGSGCNFMTTILAIEEIAKVDGAVAALVDIHNTLVNSLILKVASEEQKAKYLPQLAQNYAGSFCLTEPTSGSDAFSLKTEAKKDGSDYVLNGTKMWISNSDIAGLFLVFANADTSAGYRGITTFFIERSTPGVTVAKPEDKLGIKASGTCMIHFDNIPENNILGQFGHGYKYAAGFLNEGRIGIGAQMIGIAQGCLDATIPYTLDRKQFGKDIFSFQSMQHQIAQAVTDLECARLLVYNAARLVDAKKDIMKEAAMAKLVASETALRVTAKCIDFMGGVGYTTDFPQEKYFRDSKIGSIYEGTSNMQLSTIAKCIRKEYS, encoded by the exons ATGAATCTCAAATTAAATACGAATTTGTTTACGTCGCTAATACGACAA ATACCACGAATGGTGTACTCAAAAAGGAATCTAAGTAGAAGTGCATCGCATCTGAATCGCTGTTTCACACCTCTAACCGAATTTTCAGACGACGAATTATTGATGAAAGAAAGCG TTAGTAAACTCGCAAAGGAAGAAATTACACCACTCGTACGAAAAATGgagaaagaaggcaaaatagacCAAGGACTAGAACGAAAGCTTTTTGAAAATGGT CTAATGGGTATCGAAATTCCTGAAAATTATGGCGGTTCTGGATGCAATTTCATGACGACAATCTTAGCCATCgaagaaattgcgaaagttgacGGCGCTGTCGCGGCACTGGTAGACATCCACAATACTTTAGTGAATTCGTTAATTTTAAAAGTCGCTTCGGAGGAACAAAAAGCTAAATATCTACCCCAATTGGCACAAAATTAC GCGGGTAGCTTTTGCCTCACGGAGCCTACCTCGGGGTCCGATGCCTTCTCCCTGAAAACTGAAGCAAAGAAAGATGGATCCGATTATGTGTTGAACGGCACGAAAATGTGGATCTCGAATTCCGACATTGCCggattatttttagtttttgcAAACGCTGACACTTCTGCT GGATACCGTGGCATTACAACATTCTTCATAGAACGAAGTACACCCGGAGTAACAGTCGCCAAGCCAGAAGATAAGCTGGGAATAAAGGCGTCGGGTACCTGCATGATCCACTTCGATAAT ATTCCTGAAAATAATATCTTAGGACAATTTGGTCATGGATACAAATACGCTGCTGGATTCTTAAACGAAGGTCGAATCGGTATTGGAGCACAAATGATTGGTATAGCACAAGGTTGCTTGGATGCCACTATACCATATACACTGGATAGAAAACAATTTGGAAAAGACATTTTTTCATTTCAA tcTATGCAACATCAAATTGCCCAAGCGGTCACCGATCTTGAGTGTGCCAGGTTATTGGTCTACAATGCAGCCAGATTAGTCGATGCTAAGAAGGATATAATGaaagaggctgccatggccaaaCTCGTAGCTTCCG AAACGGCGTTACGCGTTACCGCAAAATGCATCGACTTTATGGGCGGAGTGGGATATACAACTGACTTCCCTCAAGAAAAATATTTCAGGGATTCCAAAATTGGTAGTATTTACGAAGGCACCAGTAACATGCAACTATCGACTATAGCCAAATGTATTCGCAAAGAATACTCGTGA